The following are encoded in a window of Candidatus Methylomirabilota bacterium genomic DNA:
- a CDS encoding putative toxin-antitoxin system toxin component, PIN family — MCKAVIDTSVMVSVAFAKEGLAKELRDTIADGAFILVTSKEIIAELYRVLHSPRILKQFHASDEDVDEFIGLILEKATFTTGRYTVHKVSDDPTDDMFLACAMEAGADYIVSRDPHLRTLKYFHGINITDLKSFLETLRRP; from the coding sequence GTGTGTAAGGCCGTCATCGATACCAGCGTCATGGTCAGCGTGGCCTTTGCGAAGGAGGGCTTGGCCAAAGAGCTCCGGGACACGATCGCCGACGGCGCCTTTATCCTGGTCACCTCCAAAGAAATCATCGCCGAGCTGTACCGCGTGCTCCACTCCCCTCGAATCTTGAAACAGTTCCATGCCTCGGACGAAGACGTCGACGAGTTCATCGGCCTGATTCTGGAAAAGGCGACCTTCACCACAGGCCGCTATACCGTGCACAAGGTCTCGGATGACCCTACCGACGACATGTTCCTTGCCTGTGCCATGGAAGCCGGCGCCGACTACATCGTCTCCAGAGACCCCCACCTGCGGACCCTCAAATACTTCCACGGCATCAACATCACCGACCTGAAAAGCTTCCTGGAAACGCTCCGCCGCCCCTGA
- a CDS encoding plasmid maintenance system killer protein, with amino-acid sequence MIRSFADDGTEDVFNGLNTRAARRAYPYELWPVAGRTLDQLDSVERLEELRIPPGNRLEALAGNRKGQHSIRMNERYRVCFRWTSKGPAEVEIVDYH; translated from the coding sequence ATGATCCGGTCCTTCGCGGACGACGGTACGGAAGATGTGTTTAACGGCCTGAATACCAGAGCGGCCCGTCGAGCCTATCCGTATGAACTGTGGCCCGTAGCCGGACGGACACTTGACCAGCTTGATTCCGTGGAACGGTTAGAAGAGCTTCGGATCCCTCCTGGGAACCGCCTGGAAGCGTTGGCGGGAAACCGCAAAGGCCAACACAGCATTCGAATGAACGAGCGGTACCGGGTCTGCTTCCGGTGGACCAGCAAGGGTCCGGCGGAGGTCGAAATCGTAGACTACCATTAA
- the higA gene encoding addiction module antidote protein, HigA family, with amino-acid sequence MVRVPTHREPTHPGEMLLEAFLTPMGLSQRDLARRIRVPYQRVNELINRRRGITPGTALRLAKCFGNSPGFWMNLQLRWDLYRARSAEAEALKRIRPLRTVG; translated from the coding sequence ATGGTTCGAGTGCCGACACATCGAGAACCCACCCACCCTGGCGAGATGCTCTTGGAGGCATTCCTGACGCCCATGGGACTCTCACAGCGGGACTTAGCCCGTCGGATTCGAGTGCCCTATCAACGGGTCAACGAACTGATTAATCGTCGGCGGGGCATCACGCCAGGGACCGCTTTGCGGCTGGCGAAGTGTTTTGGGAACTCTCCGGGCTTCTGGATGAACCTTCAGCTTCGATGGGACCTCTACCGAGCACGATCGGCCGAAGCAGAGGCTCTTAAGAGAATTCGTCCACTTCGCACTGTAGGCTGA